In Necator americanus strain Aroian chromosome IV, whole genome shotgun sequence, the following proteins share a genomic window:
- a CDS encoding hypothetical protein (NECATOR_CHRIV.G16330.T1), producing the protein MDCFKYLGSLVTSTSDIDQEGRARVNAAWMKWKMATGVLCDKKVPVRLESKIYRTVVRPVALYRCECWPSSRDGRGVRCSSWELER; encoded by the coding sequence ATggactgtttcaagtaccttggatccttAGTGACTTCCACaagcgacattgatcaagaaggtcgagcacgtgttaatgcggcatggatgaaatggaaaatggcaacaggcgtactgtgcgacaagaaagtccctgttcgactggagtccaagatctacaggacggttgtgcgacCTGTTGCTCTTTAcagatgcgagtgctggccgagtTCGAGGGATGGGAGGGGAGTTAGATGCTCAAGCTGGGAGTTGGAACGTTGA